In a single window of the Verrucomicrobiaceae bacterium genome:
- a CDS encoding M28 family peptidase: MRPLLFAILTSAALAQNEADFLTHARQLTFEGRRAGEGYFNADGTKLIFQSEREEGNPFYQIYLMDLETGDQERISPGMGKTTCAWIHPDGKRVLFASTHTDPESKKLQQAEYDERKATKVRKYSWDYDEHYDIWEYTMAEKALKNLTSSRGYDAEGGWSPDGKKMVFASNRQAYESKLSKEDEERLKLDKQYFMEIYTADADGSNVKRLTEAPGYDGGPFFSADGKRICWRRFTPKGDVAEVWTMNADGSDQRPITKLGAMSWAPYFHPSGEYLIFTTNLNGFANFELYIADTAGKHAPVRVTYTDGFDGLPVFSPDGKKLSWTSGRTSGGQSQIFIADWNHEAAMRHFTPQAANLKTAPEIAEADLKAHITYLASDELGGRLTGTDGEKLATQYFADVAQQIGLAPFGDDGTFFDNFDFTAGVALGEGNKITFGDQSLTVDKDWKPLSFSQNGEVKAAKIVFAGYGIETPESASIETYSSYAHLDVKDKWVLVFRYLPEGVSQERRNELSRYSSLRYKALTARQKGARGLIVVSGPNSKVVQQLAPMTFDASLATSGIAAISVIDSLGDKLLAGTGKTLKELQDKLDTGDLMGGIDCKGTLAANIVIQQEKKKGRNVLAVLPYGEKPDPHVAPLIVCAHIDHLGSSGGSNSRAKGDEVNKIHHGADDNASGVGGVLEIAQWLADQKKQGKLTLKRDILFAAWSGEELGLLGSNHFVEAYAKMIKGDATAKLTGMFAACLNMDMIGRFQKALVLQGLGSSSLWAKEIEKRNAPIGLPITTQNDAHLPTDSTAFYLKGIPTLNAFTGSHADYHMPSDTADKIDYASAAKITKLMGLIARGIATAEAAPDYIAMEAPKNSGVRTGLRAYLGTIPDYAQGDTKGVKLSGVSPVGPAAKAGVKAGDVIIKLGGKDIANIYDYTYVMGDLKIGKETTITVQRDGKAVDLKITPGSRD; encoded by the coding sequence ATGCGCCCGCTGCTTTTTGCCATTCTTACTTCCGCTGCCCTAGCTCAGAACGAAGCGGATTTCCTCACGCATGCACGCCAGCTCACGTTTGAAGGCCGTAGGGCAGGGGAGGGGTATTTCAACGCAGACGGCACCAAGCTGATCTTTCAGTCCGAGCGTGAGGAGGGGAATCCCTTTTATCAAATCTACCTCATGGACCTGGAAACGGGCGATCAGGAGCGCATTTCACCCGGAATGGGCAAGACGACCTGTGCGTGGATTCACCCGGATGGAAAACGCGTGCTCTTCGCCAGCACGCATACTGATCCAGAGTCCAAAAAGCTCCAGCAGGCCGAGTATGACGAGCGGAAGGCTACCAAAGTGCGCAAATACTCCTGGGACTACGATGAGCATTACGACATCTGGGAATACACGATGGCTGAGAAAGCGCTGAAAAACCTCACGAGCAGCCGTGGATACGATGCCGAGGGCGGATGGTCGCCAGATGGCAAAAAAATGGTCTTCGCGAGCAATCGGCAGGCTTATGAGAGCAAGCTAAGCAAGGAGGACGAGGAGCGCCTGAAACTGGATAAGCAGTACTTCATGGAAATATACACCGCTGATGCGGATGGATCGAACGTGAAGCGCCTCACTGAGGCACCGGGCTATGATGGTGGGCCGTTTTTTAGCGCGGATGGCAAGCGCATCTGCTGGCGGCGCTTCACGCCGAAAGGTGATGTGGCCGAGGTATGGACCATGAATGCCGATGGCAGCGATCAGCGGCCGATTACCAAACTCGGCGCCATGAGTTGGGCACCGTATTTTCATCCCAGTGGCGAGTATTTGATCTTCACCACCAACTTGAACGGTTTTGCCAATTTCGAGCTCTACATCGCGGATACGGCCGGAAAGCATGCTCCAGTCCGTGTGACCTACACGGATGGTTTTGATGGTTTGCCGGTTTTCTCGCCGGATGGCAAAAAGCTCTCATGGACGAGTGGCCGCACCAGTGGCGGTCAAAGCCAGATTTTCATCGCAGACTGGAATCATGAGGCCGCGATGCGTCATTTCACTCCGCAGGCAGCCAACCTGAAGACTGCCCCAGAAATCGCCGAGGCTGATTTGAAGGCACACATCACGTATTTGGCCTCTGATGAGCTGGGCGGCCGCCTCACGGGCACGGACGGCGAAAAACTCGCGACGCAGTATTTCGCGGATGTGGCGCAGCAGATCGGACTCGCGCCTTTTGGCGATGACGGCACGTTTTTTGACAACTTTGACTTTACGGCGGGCGTCGCACTTGGTGAGGGCAATAAAATCACCTTTGGCGATCAATCTTTGACCGTGGATAAGGATTGGAAGCCGCTCTCGTTTTCCCAAAACGGCGAGGTGAAGGCCGCGAAGATCGTCTTTGCCGGTTACGGCATCGAAACGCCGGAATCGGCCTCCATCGAGACGTATTCGAGCTATGCGCACCTAGACGTGAAGGACAAATGGGTGCTCGTATTTCGCTATTTGCCAGAAGGAGTCTCTCAGGAGCGGCGCAATGAACTCAGCCGCTACTCCAGCCTGCGCTACAAGGCACTCACCGCACGGCAAAAGGGCGCACGCGGCCTCATCGTCGTCAGTGGGCCGAATTCCAAAGTGGTGCAGCAGCTCGCGCCGATGACTTTTGATGCCTCTTTGGCCACCAGTGGCATCGCAGCCATCAGCGTGATCGATTCGCTGGGTGACAAGCTGCTCGCTGGCACAGGAAAAACGCTCAAAGAACTCCAGGACAAGCTCGATACGGGCGATCTGATGGGCGGCATCGACTGCAAGGGCACTCTGGCGGCCAATATCGTCATTCAGCAGGAGAAAAAGAAGGGCCGCAATGTGCTGGCGGTGCTTCCTTATGGTGAAAAGCCAGATCCGCATGTCGCTCCGCTCATCGTGTGTGCTCACATCGATCACCTGGGCAGCAGCGGCGGATCAAACTCGCGTGCGAAGGGCGATGAAGTGAACAAAATCCATCACGGAGCGGATGACAATGCCTCCGGCGTCGGTGGTGTCCTGGAAATCGCCCAATGGCTGGCCGATCAGAAGAAGCAGGGCAAGCTCACGCTGAAACGCGACATCCTTTTCGCCGCATGGAGCGGTGAAGAGCTGGGCCTGCTGGGCAGCAATCACTTTGTGGAAGCCTACGCCAAGATGATCAAGGGCGATGCGACAGCGAAACTCACCGGCATGTTCGCCGCGTGTCTGAACATGGACATGATCGGGCGTTTTCAGAAGGCACTCGTGCTGCAGGGCCTGGGCAGTAGCTCGCTGTGGGCGAAGGAGATCGAAAAACGCAACGCCCCCATCGGCTTACCGATCACCACGCAGAATGATGCGCACCTGCCGACGGATAGCACCGCGTTCTATTTGAAGGGCATACCCACGCTCAATGCCTTCACCGGTTCACATGCGGACTACCACATGCCCAGTGATACGGCGGACAAGATCGACTACGCGAGCGCGGCAAAGATCACCAAGCTCATGGGCCTCATCGCTCGCGGCATCGCCACGGCTGAGGCCGCGCCAGATTACATCGCCATGGAGGCCCCGAAGAACTCCGGCGTGCGCACTGGGCTACGTGCTTATTTGGGAACGATCCCAGACTATGCCCAAGGCGATACCAAAGGGGTGAAGCTCAGCGGTGTGTCACCCGTGGGGCCAGCAGCCAAGGCAGGTGTGAAAGCTGGTGATGTCATCATCAAGCTCGGTGGCAAGGACATCGCCAACATTTATGACTACACCTATGTGATGGGCGACTTGAAGATCGGCAAAGAAACGACGATCACCGTGCAGCGTGATGGCAAAGCCGTGGACTTGAAAATCACCCCCGGTTCGCGTGATTAA
- a CDS encoding tRNA-dihydrouridine synthase family protein has translation MQDVTDLPFWRLITRYGGADVYYTAYFRVHPDSHLEKDILASVTENPTGRPVVAQMIGNDIPSLVRNAKELQRHAVAGIDLNLGCPAPVVYRKCAGGGLLRDVPRIEGILAALRDAVEVKFTVKTRLGFDDTETLDALIPLFIKHGVDLVTIHGRTVTQMYRDGVRYDLIAAANAALGRPVLANGNISTPEAAEAVLSQTGVRGLMIGRGAICDPWLFERIRARIRGETPPPRTAAERLAYVEELYETVTMPATRELDQVNRVKKHLNFFGPVVRDAEAFLHAMRRCTTRAGVMDVCAHYF, from the coding sequence ATGCAGGATGTCACCGATTTGCCCTTCTGGCGGCTGATCACGCGTTATGGCGGGGCGGATGTGTATTACACCGCGTATTTTCGCGTCCACCCGGACTCCCATTTGGAAAAAGACATCCTGGCATCGGTCACGGAAAATCCGACCGGGCGACCGGTGGTGGCGCAGATGATCGGCAACGACATCCCCAGCTTGGTGCGCAATGCGAAGGAGCTACAACGCCACGCCGTAGCCGGTATCGACCTGAATCTGGGCTGCCCTGCTCCGGTTGTTTATCGCAAATGTGCAGGCGGTGGCCTGCTGCGTGATGTGCCACGCATCGAGGGCATCCTGGCCGCTCTGCGGGATGCCGTGGAAGTCAAATTCACGGTCAAAACTCGACTCGGCTTTGATGACACGGAGACGCTCGATGCACTGATCCCACTCTTCATCAAGCATGGTGTCGATCTGGTGACGATCCATGGCCGCACCGTGACGCAGATGTATCGCGATGGCGTGCGCTATGATCTGATCGCTGCGGCAAATGCAGCCCTGGGGCGTCCCGTGCTGGCCAATGGCAATATCAGCACTCCAGAGGCTGCCGAGGCCGTCCTCTCTCAGACAGGAGTGCGCGGACTCATGATCGGGCGCGGCGCGATCTGTGACCCGTGGCTCTTTGAGCGTATCCGTGCCCGGATTCGTGGTGAAACGCCTCCCCCACGCACAGCGGCAGAGCGCTTGGCCTATGTGGAGGAGCTCTACGAAACGGTCACGATGCCTGCGACGCGTGAGCTCGATCAGGTGAACCGCGTGAAGAAACACCTGAATTTTTTTGGCCCCGTGGTGCGTGATGCTGAGGCCTTTCTACATGCCATGCGCCGTTGCACGACGCGTGCTGGTGTGATGGATGTGTGTGCCCACTATTTTTGA
- a CDS encoding polyprenyl synthetase family protein: protein MSVLTVRAAALPPPIPGLNRALRAPKKNIPQTKQERDHILATVRAYAQEVGLVPPIPLEELSQHTDKVIAIHGFDKIYRDYIGVLMANESWREALATVPFEKRLLLMPKCLRVESKCPAPFDEFGLLCKQCGLCSIQDFQNEAEKLGYAVLVAEGSAIVMSLIQTGKIEAIVGISCLPVLERTFPYVEAAAIPAVAVPLLQDDCIDTVVDIDWVWDYIHLTSEDQTRRLNLNSLHDEVKTWFTRESIDALMGKPRGHTEELARDWLARAGKRWRPFLTVAAYQALREDPEGPITDSIKKAAIAVELFHKASLVHDDIEDDDAQRYGETTLHTAHGIPVALNIGDLLIGEGYRLLVESDAPAHLRTAALQAAADGQRELCIGQGAELLWTRHPVALTSQQVLEIFRSKTAPAFEVALKVGAALAGRLDECADALHTYSENLGIAYQVRDDLDDLGEDSAAANEWNMRPSIVLSLLREKGKGEIKETMEALWNGQPCTKPTNAQIREWAQSTGAYEKATTLLESYKEVAIRSLQDVEIPNLKGLLRRVIGKIFHELEIKGWCREFEQKNLNPELRAQAAKAAEHLVPVVNA, encoded by the coding sequence ATGTCCGTCCTCACTGTCCGTGCCGCCGCTCTGCCCCCGCCCATCCCTGGGCTGAACCGCGCCTTGCGTGCTCCGAAAAAGAACATCCCGCAGACCAAGCAGGAGCGTGATCATATTCTCGCTACCGTCCGCGCTTATGCGCAGGAGGTCGGCCTGGTCCCACCCATCCCGCTCGAAGAACTCAGCCAGCACACGGACAAAGTCATCGCCATCCACGGATTCGACAAAATCTACCGCGACTACATCGGCGTCCTCATGGCCAACGAAAGCTGGCGCGAGGCACTGGCCACCGTCCCTTTTGAAAAACGCCTGCTGCTGATGCCGAAATGCCTCCGGGTGGAGAGCAAATGCCCGGCTCCCTTTGATGAATTCGGTCTGCTCTGCAAGCAGTGCGGCCTGTGCAGCATCCAGGATTTCCAAAATGAGGCCGAAAAGTTAGGCTACGCCGTTCTCGTCGCCGAAGGCAGCGCTATCGTCATGTCCCTAATCCAAACTGGGAAAATCGAGGCCATCGTCGGTATCTCCTGCCTTCCGGTGCTGGAAAGAACCTTCCCCTACGTCGAAGCGGCTGCTATACCGGCCGTCGCGGTGCCTTTGCTCCAGGATGACTGCATCGACACCGTCGTCGATATCGACTGGGTCTGGGACTACATCCACCTCACTAGCGAAGACCAGACTCGCCGGCTCAATCTCAACTCCCTCCACGATGAGGTGAAGACGTGGTTCACCCGCGAAAGCATCGACGCACTCATGGGCAAACCCAGAGGCCACACCGAGGAGCTCGCTCGCGATTGGCTGGCCCGTGCGGGCAAGCGCTGGAGGCCGTTTTTGACCGTCGCCGCCTACCAGGCTCTCCGTGAAGACCCTGAAGGCCCCATCACCGATTCGATCAAAAAAGCAGCCATCGCCGTCGAGCTCTTTCACAAAGCCTCGCTTGTTCATGACGATATCGAGGACGATGATGCCCAGCGCTATGGCGAAACGACACTCCACACCGCTCACGGCATTCCTGTGGCCCTCAATATTGGCGATTTGCTCATCGGAGAAGGCTACCGACTCCTCGTCGAAAGTGATGCACCAGCGCATCTCCGCACAGCAGCCCTCCAGGCCGCTGCGGATGGTCAAAGAGAGCTCTGCATCGGCCAAGGAGCCGAGCTGCTATGGACACGTCACCCTGTCGCTCTCACCAGCCAGCAAGTCCTCGAAATCTTCCGCAGCAAAACCGCTCCTGCCTTTGAGGTGGCGCTCAAGGTCGGTGCGGCTCTGGCCGGTCGTCTCGATGAATGCGCTGACGCCTTGCACACCTACAGCGAAAACCTGGGCATCGCTTACCAAGTCCGTGACGACCTCGATGATCTGGGAGAAGACAGCGCCGCCGCCAATGAATGGAACATGCGTCCCAGCATCGTGCTCTCGCTCCTGCGTGAAAAAGGCAAAGGAGAGATCAAAGAGACCATGGAGGCTCTCTGGAACGGTCAACCCTGCACCAAGCCCACCAACGCCCAAATCCGCGAATGGGCCCAGTCCACCGGTGCCTACGAAAAGGCCACCACCTTGCTGGAAAGCTATAAAGAGGTCGCCATACGCTCCCTCCAAGATGTGGAGATTCCGAATCTCAAAGGCCTGCTGCGTCGCGTCATCGGAAAAATCTTCCATGAGCTGGAAATCAAAGGCTGGTGTCGAGAGTTCGAGCAAAAAAATCTCAACCCCGAACTCCGTGCTCAAGCTGCCAAGGCTGCCGAGCACCTCGTCCCGGTTGTGAACGCTTAA
- a CDS encoding aminoglycoside phosphotransferase family protein, with translation MSRKDIYYWKCDRPAAFHGTQARGAEDAEIEPQLLAALKGHFAAQSVLLSPGAGQGNHLTWNAAVDGRELFVRVENGPEKDAHLAVESCVMERVRAAGVPVPRVFGCDASREQVPFAWQALERFSVPDLNHWHKQGVLDVPRIASGIGEAVAQWQQITGSGYGPLDESLTGCHAVYADYFHLRLEQHLGFLVERGFLTHARAKEIAAEIAVHESLLRLEAGCLVHKDLALWNILGTRSEIAAFIDFDDAIRGDPMDDLSLLACFHDAEFLRHAFVGYQARLALPAEYRRRFWLHLLRNMLVKSVIRVGAGYFERDAGFFLIAAGSGGAGLREMTLQRLDFALRGLRTDAEVTDDA, from the coding sequence ATGAGCCGAAAGGACATTTATTACTGGAAATGTGATCGCCCGGCGGCTTTTCACGGCACACAGGCTCGTGGTGCGGAGGATGCAGAAATCGAGCCGCAACTGCTCGCAGCTCTAAAAGGCCACTTCGCGGCCCAATCGGTCCTTTTGAGCCCAGGGGCAGGACAAGGGAATCATCTGACATGGAATGCCGCAGTGGATGGCAGAGAGCTTTTTGTCCGTGTGGAGAACGGGCCAGAAAAAGATGCGCATTTGGCCGTGGAGTCCTGCGTAATGGAGCGAGTGCGTGCGGCTGGCGTGCCTGTGCCGCGTGTTTTTGGCTGTGATGCAAGCCGTGAGCAGGTGCCCTTCGCGTGGCAGGCACTGGAGCGCTTTTCCGTGCCGGATCTCAATCACTGGCATAAGCAAGGCGTGCTGGATGTGCCCCGCATCGCATCGGGCATCGGCGAGGCCGTGGCGCAGTGGCAGCAGATCACGGGTAGTGGCTACGGCCCACTCGATGAATCGCTCACAGGCTGCCATGCGGTGTATGCAGATTACTTTCATCTGCGGCTGGAGCAGCATTTAGGCTTCTTGGTCGAGCGTGGATTCCTCACGCATGCTCGGGCAAAGGAGATCGCAGCAGAAATCGCGGTCCATGAGTCACTACTGCGGCTGGAGGCTGGCTGCCTGGTGCATAAGGATCTGGCCCTCTGGAACATCCTGGGCACACGCAGCGAGATCGCAGCCTTCATTGACTTCGATGACGCGATTCGCGGCGATCCGATGGATGACCTCTCTCTACTGGCCTGTTTTCACGATGCGGAGTTCTTGCGGCATGCATTTGTGGGCTACCAGGCACGTCTAGCTTTGCCAGCGGAGTATCGGCGGCGCTTTTGGCTGCATCTGCTGCGCAATATGTTGGTGAAATCCGTGATCCGCGTGGGAGCAGGCTATTTTGAGCGTGATGCGGGCTTTTTCCTCATCGCAGCAGGTTCCGGCGGTGCTGGCCTGCGGGAGATGACGCTGCAGCGACTCGATTTCGCTCTGCGTGGTCTGCGAACGGATGCTGAAGTCACAGATGATGCATGA
- a CDS encoding bile acid:sodium symporter family protein, with protein sequence MKRFFSWFNNLYPVWLVTLAVIVFFWPWTMSWFDKPWIFWSLAASMLGMGLTLSLDDFKMIGRMPGSVVLGFVAQYTVMPFCGWLVATALRLEPGLAVGIILVASCPGGMASNMISYLARANVALSVVLTMASTLLAFFFTPMWTSLLAGKYVPVNAWELCISAFQLTVAPVVLGVLIRWKTPRMADQIGACGPTIAVLAFVLVSGGIVAASADAISANFGRLLLAALLLHLFGFALGYILPRVLRYPESVARTVSIEVGMQNGGMAASLAREHFGAMPLAAAAAVFSGVLQNVIGGLLAAWWKNRIPDEKAPLSPP encoded by the coding sequence ATGAAGCGCTTTTTCTCCTGGTTTAACAATCTCTATCCGGTCTGGCTGGTGACGCTGGCCGTGATCGTTTTCTTCTGGCCTTGGACGATGAGTTGGTTTGATAAGCCGTGGATCTTTTGGTCGCTGGCGGCATCCATGCTGGGGATGGGCCTGACGCTGAGTTTGGATGACTTTAAAATGATCGGTCGCATGCCAGGGAGTGTGGTGCTGGGTTTTGTGGCTCAATACACGGTCATGCCCTTTTGTGGCTGGCTGGTGGCCACGGCGCTGCGACTGGAGCCGGGGCTGGCTGTGGGCATCATCCTCGTAGCAAGTTGCCCAGGCGGCATGGCATCGAATATGATCAGCTATCTAGCACGGGCGAATGTAGCCCTCTCAGTCGTGCTGACGATGGCTTCGACTCTCCTGGCTTTCTTTTTCACACCGATGTGGACGAGTCTGCTGGCAGGGAAATACGTGCCGGTAAATGCGTGGGAACTGTGCATCTCGGCCTTTCAGCTCACGGTGGCTCCCGTCGTGCTGGGGGTGCTGATCCGCTGGAAAACCCCGCGCATGGCGGATCAGATCGGTGCCTGTGGGCCTACGATCGCGGTGCTGGCCTTCGTCCTGGTGAGTGGTGGCATCGTGGCGGCGAGCGCAGATGCGATCTCGGCGAATTTCGGCCGCTTATTGCTCGCAGCTCTGCTGTTGCACCTTTTTGGTTTCGCATTGGGCTACATTTTGCCGCGTGTGCTTCGCTACCCTGAGTCCGTAGCACGCACCGTGAGTATCGAGGTAGGTATGCAAAATGGCGGTATGGCGGCCTCCTTGGCACGGGAGCATTTCGGCGCGATGCCGCTAGCCGCTGCGGCGGCTGTTTTCAGCGGAGTGCTGCAAAACGTCATCGGGGGCCTGCTGGCAGCGTGGTGGAAAAACCGCATTCCAGATGAAAAAGCACCTCTCAGCCCACCATGA